ACCTTCTTTTTTCACGACTATTAAAGGAATTTCTTCAACCTTCTCAAAAGTGGTAAAGCGAAAGCCGCACGCTTCACATTCACGTCTCCGTCGAATTGATCGGCTATCATCAACCGGTCTTGAATCAAGAACCCGGGTAGAGTTATTTTGGCAAGTTGGACATTTCATCTCGATCAGCTCCGAATATTTTGAAATATAGAATGAGCGAAGGACCATTCGCTTTTCCACCAATACGTCCATAAGCATTATCCTTACTATTATCTTATAAAAAAGATGGTGGCGGGACAAGAGGAACTATCGATTTCCATATTTACCTGATCCAATGAATGTGTGTGTTTTGTCCAGTTTTTCATATATTTTGATCAGTTCTTGCTTAAGGGCAGGATTCATGCCTGCCAGAGAAAACTTCTCGGTGGATATATGTAAATCAACCGCTGTCTCATAAGGTTTTGTTGTGATGACAGTCACTGTTAAGAAAGATGGCAGCCTGCCGTTTAATTCTGCAGAGATTTCTCCATGTTCTTTTGATACACTTGTGATTCTTGCTGAAGGATCCGCTTTCAGCAGGTCCTCAATTGACTGGAACATCTGGTTGAAATTTGCTTTATAATAACGAGTCCGCAATTGTTCATCCCTGTTGTTTTCACTCGTGCCGCTGAATTTCTCGAATCTTCCTGTAATGGATTTTAAAAAAGACATCAAAAATCCTCCTGCATCTTATTTCTATTTATAGTTTACCTTAACTTTGGAACAAAATAAAAAGAGGTGTATCGCTACACCCCTGGTAATTTTTCATATTTTCAATTATAGTGCTTTAGCTTGTGCCTGCTTTACATGCACAGGGCCCATGCCGCGCGGAAGTTCGATGTTCTCGCGAGTTTGTGCACTAAGAGCTTCAGCAATATAGTCAGCTGCAATATTAGGATCAAGATCGCCGCAAGTGTAAACATCAATGCTGGCGTACCCGTGTTCTGGGAAGCTGTGAATAGTTAAATGAGATTCAGAAATGATGACAACACCGCTGACACCTTGTGGCGCAAATTTGTGGAATGCCACTTCGCGGATTTCAGCACCTGATTTTAACGCAGCTGAAACGAAAGTTTGTTCAATAAAATCCATATCATTCAATTTTTCAAAATCGCAACCCCAAAGTTCAGAAATTACATGACGACCCATTGTTTCCATATTCAATTTCCCCCTCTAACAATATTAGAATGAAGTTCCTAGTTTCAATGGTATCTTAACTACCACGGGGGAAAGTTAGTCCAGAGAGGTCCTAACCCTTTAAGTAGCCAATTGGTACCGTTATTAAGAAGTTCACGATGACTAGTATACTTTGTTTATATTTTTTTTGCAACACATGAAACAAATTTTTTTCTTGAATTACAGCCTATTTTCTAGAAGGTTTTTAGATAGCCATTTTAGAAGTTTGATTACGTGAAAAAAGCCTGCCGGGATTAACCGGCAGGCCTTCAGCATATCAATTTATCCTACACTCAATTTTGCAGAAGAAGACAAGGCTTGTGCCACATGCTTTGTCAGATCTACAACTCTGCTTGAGTAACCCCATTCATTATCATACCATGCAAGTACCTTCACCTTATTTGCGCCAATGACCATTGTAGATAGACCATCAATGATGGCTGAGTGTTCGTTGGTGTTAAAATCAATCGATACAAGCGGATCTGTTGTGATATCCAGGACCCCGCTCAACTTCCCTCTTGCAGCAGAATAAAACGCATCGTTCACTTCATCTACGGTTACTTCACGTTTCAGGTCAACAACCAGGTCAACAAGTGAAACATTAGGTGTTGGCACCCTTAGTGCCATGCCATGAAGCTTTCCTTTCAACTGAGGAAGCACTAGTGATAGTGCCTTTGCCGCTCCTGTGGAAGTCGGAATGATTGATTGGCCGCAAGAACGCGCCCTGCGCAAATCCTTGTGCGGATTGTCGATATTATTTTGATCATTTGTGTAGGCATGGACAGTTGTCATC
The nucleotide sequence above comes from Mesobacillus jeotgali. Encoded proteins:
- the speD gene encoding adenosylmethionine decarboxylase, producing METMGRHVISELWGCDFEKLNDMDFIEQTFVSAALKSGAEIREVAFHKFAPQGVSGVVIISESHLTIHSFPEHGYASIDVYTCGDLDPNIAADYIAEALSAQTRENIELPRGMGPVHVKQAQAKAL